A genome region from Deinococcus arcticus includes the following:
- a CDS encoding twin-arginine translocase TatA/TatE family subunit gives MSIGPLEIILLIVIIALVFGARKLPELGKGLGQGIKEFKRETRHGEDRAAVTDVSSRQLDPATGAPLHTPAEPVTERRS, from the coding sequence ATGTCGATTGGACCGCTGGAAATCATTCTGCTGATTGTCATCATTGCGCTGGTCTTCGGGGCCCGCAAACTGCCGGAACTGGGCAAGGGCCTGGGCCAGGGCATCAAGGAATTCAAGCGCGAAACCCGCCACGGCGAGGACCGCGCCGCCGTGACCGACGTGTCCTCGCGCCAGCTTGACCCCGCCACTGGCGCGCCGCTACACACCCCGGCCGAGCCTGTGACCGAACGGCGCAGCTGA
- a CDS encoding SDR family oxidoreductase — protein sequence MALFRLDGRRALVTGGSKGIGLAAAQALSALGAQVTLAARGEEALRRAADALGARWVVADVGTQAGVEAALAAAGAVDILVSNAGGPPPARPSEVTESAWAQGFETTFLSTARLAAGALPGMRQRRWGRIIAVTSLTVERPALMLPVSNAMRAAVTNHLKTLALEVAEDGVTCNTVAPGYTATERLQALHRDPQEAAALAARIPARRFGEANEVGAAVAFLATQEAGYITGQELLVDGGWGI from the coding sequence ATGGCTCTGTTTCGCTTGGACGGTCGGCGCGCCCTGGTCACGGGCGGCAGCAAGGGCATTGGCTTGGCGGCGGCGCAGGCCCTGAGTGCGCTGGGCGCCCAGGTCACCCTGGCGGCGCGCGGCGAGGAGGCCCTGCGCCGCGCGGCCGACGCCCTGGGCGCGCGCTGGGTGGTGGCAGATGTGGGCACCCAGGCCGGTGTGGAGGCCGCGCTGGCCGCCGCCGGGGCTGTGGACATCCTGGTGAGCAACGCGGGCGGGCCGCCCCCGGCGCGGCCCAGCGAGGTTACCGAAAGCGCCTGGGCCCAGGGTTTCGAGACCACCTTCCTGAGTACCGCCCGGCTGGCGGCGGGCGCCCTGCCCGGCATGCGGCAGCGGCGCTGGGGGCGAATCATTGCCGTGACCAGCCTCACGGTGGAGCGCCCGGCGCTGATGTTGCCGGTCAGCAACGCCATGCGCGCCGCCGTGACCAACCACCTCAAAACCCTGGCCCTGGAGGTGGCCGAAGACGGCGTGACCTGCAACACCGTGGCCCCCGGGTATACCGCCACCGAGCGCCTGCAGGCCCTGCACCGCGACCCCCAGGAGGCCGCGGCCCTGGCGGCGCGTATTCCGGCCCGGCGCTTTGGCGAGGCGAACGAGGTGGGCGCGGCCGTGGCGTTCCTGGCCACCCAGGAGGCGGGCTACATTACCGGCCAGGAGCTGCTGGTGGACGGCGGCTGGGGCATCTGA